The Vicia villosa cultivar HV-30 ecotype Madison, WI linkage group LG1, Vvil1.0, whole genome shotgun sequence genome includes a region encoding these proteins:
- the LOC131654417 gene encoding protein MAIN-LIKE 1-like: protein MDEAPVGSSYGSRSRLARASSSREVEEEVGVEEEEIPDVYPEHDEDGAGEEEGYPGGLAHTFVFIHYHDHVTRRVWEGEERETIKSMNHARKLFDLFKPRAQWFNDVVDGSGLGGLCMTEYSTISHGMQGAFVERWHKETFSFHFPVGDLTITLHDVACLLHLPTRVRLLDHSRIQRVEAIEWMVDYLGMDPNMLDYECRATSGAHIRFSRLKEHYENHLVAVAESEEEGDGLFVEYHYGCALRCWFMFLGWIISYFNLIHDFNINPVYDDAIPRAARYVLQIGNNKVGLYRVYLDHTVHDDIHWMPFTGHGNNVSFDRIILYSGWLACGTNTMVRYLSERCMRQFRRVQMIPRSLFKAAPDTVIRVGLTTIFEDWVHHLVPEEYRRMMVIQR, encoded by the exons ATGGATGAGGCGCCTGTAGGTTCCTCAtatggatcgaggagtcggctggctcgagCGTCTTCTTCCCGTGAGGTTGAGGAGGAGGTGGGAGTTGAGGAGGAAGAGATACCCGATGTTTACCCTGAGCACGACGAGGATGGTGCGggggaggaggagggctacccgggagggcttGCACACACATTTGTGTTTATTCACTACCATGACCATGTCACTCGGCGAGTTTGGGAGGGCGAG GAACGGGAGACCATAAAATCCATGAACCATGCACGGAAATTATTTGATCTGTTTAAACCACGGGCTCAATGGTTTAATGACGTTGTAGATGGAAGCGGGCTTGGTGGGTTATGCATGACCGAATATAGTACCATCAGCCATGGCATGCAGGGAGCTTTTGTCGaacggtggcacaaggagacgtttTCTTTCCACTTTCCTGTTGGGGACTTGACGATCACCCTACACGATGTGGCCTGTCTGCTCCACCTGCCGACCAGAGTGAGGTTACTGGACCATTCTCGGATACAGAGGGTTGAGGCCATAGAGTGGATGGTGgactatctgggtatggacccaaACATGTTGGATTATGAGTGCAGAGCGACGAGTGGGGCGCATATCCGATTCTCCAGATTGAAAGAGCATtatgagaaccacttggtggcggTAGCGGAGTCTGAGGAGGAGGGTGACGGGCTTTTTGTTGAGTATCACTATGGTTGCGCTCTGcggtgttggttcatgttcttg GGATGGATCATCTCATACTTCAACCTTATCCACGACTTCAACATTAATCCTGTGTACGATGACGCCATACCCAGGGCCGCACGATACGTCCTCCAAATAGGGAATAACAAGGTGGGCCTATATCGCGTGTACCTCGACCACACTGTTCATGATGACATCCATTGGATGCCCTTCACTGGTCACGGTAATAATGTCTCATTCGACCGCATCATATTATATTCTGGATGGTTAGCAtgtgggaccaacaccatggtcagGTATCTGTCAGAGCGGTGCATGAGACAGTTTAgacgtgtgcagatgataccgaggtcTCTGTttaaggctgctcccgacaccgtTATCCGAGTGGGTCTCACTactatatttgaggattgggtgCATCATTTGGTGCCTGAGGAGTATCGGCGTATGATGGTCATCCAGAGGTGA